In the Bacillus sp. HSf4 genome, GAAAGCTGGCTCTCGTTCACAGGCCGGGCAGATTGCTCGAAATCTTTGAATTAATGAAGGCATATCAGATTGAACCGAAACGTGTGCAATTCGTTTATCCGAAACAGAGCAAAGAAGCTAATACCATTCTGGTGGAAGGCATTAAAGACGGCAGGCCCGACCTTAAAATTTTGTCTCCTCTGTTTGTATATGACGAGAATGACCAATATACAAACGAGATAAGGAAGATTTTATATGGAGACAAATGATCATTACTTTTATGTGCTGTCATGTGCCGACGGCAGCTTATATGCGGGCTATACGAACAATCTCGAAAAACGACTGAAAACCCACAATGACGGAAAGGGCGCCAAATATACAAGAGCGAGGCTGCCGGTCACGCTCCATTATGCGGAGCGCTTTCCAACAAAACGGGAGGCGATGCAAGCTGAGTATTATTTCAAAAAATTATCGAGAAAAAACAAAGAACATTATATAGAAGAAAAGCAAAAACGAAGGGAGGCTGTTGATCATCAATCGACAAAAGAGCTTTGCTCAACAATCAGAGATGGGCATTCTATACCTCGTGCCGACGCCAATCGGTAATTTGGAGGATATGACATTTCGGGCCATTGATACATTGAAAGAGGCTGACGTCATCGCCGCGGAGGACACACGGCAGACAAAGAAACTGTGCCATGTCTATCAAATTGAAACACAGCTGGTCAGCTATCATGAACATAACAAA is a window encoding:
- a CDS encoding GIY-YIG nuclease family protein, coding for METNDHYFYVLSCADGSLYAGYTNNLEKRLKTHNDGKGAKYTRARLPVTLHYAERFPTKREAMQAEYYFKKLSRKNKEHYIEEKQKRREAVDHQSTKELCSTIRDGHSIPRADANR